The following coding sequences are from one Mycolicibacterium aichiense window:
- a CDS encoding SDR family oxidoreductase, which produces MAATNGKAIDGSIALVTGANRGLGRAFTQALLDRGAIKVYAAARNPGSVAFDDSRVVPIGLDITDADAVRAAAEACTDVSVLINNAGAMLQSPFLTAEDPDAARVEMETNYFGTLAMARAFAPVLAAQSGGSALVNMLSVVSFFVSPFNASYGASKAAEWALTNALRIELHGQGTHVVGVHAGFIDTDMAAVIDGPKISPEDVAAQTMDAIESGAPEVLADERTRMTKNSVPTDQTSIYPDIQKAWDAGNNPWRS; this is translated from the coding sequence ATGGCCGCAACCAACGGCAAAGCCATCGACGGCAGCATCGCACTGGTCACCGGCGCCAATCGCGGCCTCGGCCGGGCGTTCACCCAGGCGCTGCTGGACCGGGGCGCCATCAAGGTCTACGCCGCCGCCCGCAACCCCGGCAGCGTCGCCTTCGACGATTCGCGAGTGGTGCCGATCGGCCTGGACATCACTGATGCTGACGCCGTGCGCGCCGCGGCGGAAGCCTGCACCGACGTGTCGGTGCTGATCAACAACGCCGGCGCCATGCTGCAGTCGCCATTCCTGACCGCCGAGGATCCCGATGCCGCCCGCGTCGAGATGGAGACCAACTACTTCGGCACGCTGGCGATGGCGCGCGCGTTCGCGCCCGTTCTGGCGGCTCAGTCAGGTGGCAGCGCACTGGTGAACATGCTGTCGGTGGTCAGCTTCTTCGTCTCCCCCTTCAACGCGTCCTACGGAGCGTCCAAGGCCGCCGAGTGGGCCCTGACCAATGCGCTGCGTATCGAACTGCACGGCCAGGGCACCCACGTCGTCGGTGTACATGCCGGCTTCATCGACACCGATATGGCCGCGGTGATCGACGGCCCGAAGATCTCACCCGAGGACGTCGCGGCCCAGACGATGGACGCCATCGAGAGCGGCGCACCCGAAGTCCTGGCCGACGAGCGCACCCGGATGACGAAGAATTCGGTGCCCACCGATCAGACGTCGATCTACCCGGACATCCAGAAAGCCTGGGACGCCGGCAACAACCCCTGGCGGAGTTGA
- a CDS encoding dienelactone hydrolase family protein, translating into MDTTFPAPAGPLPAYQARPDGDGPWPGVVIVHDAMGMTGDIKRITDRFAGNGYLAITPALYHRGNRLLCVVRTLQAFKKGNGTAVDDLIAARDHLAADPACSGKVGIIGFCMGGGFCLVLAPTGHFDAAAPNYGEWPSDISAIPNSCPTVASYGAKDWMLKGAADKLEDLLSTNDVPRDIKEYPNVGHSFMNDWDIPAPMQAIAGVAGMAYSRPEAEDAWQRIFAFFGEHLN; encoded by the coding sequence ATGGACACCACGTTTCCCGCTCCGGCGGGCCCGCTGCCGGCCTACCAAGCACGGCCGGACGGTGACGGACCGTGGCCCGGTGTCGTGATCGTGCACGACGCAATGGGCATGACCGGTGACATCAAACGCATCACCGACCGGTTTGCCGGCAACGGCTACCTCGCCATCACCCCGGCGCTGTATCACCGGGGCAATCGACTGCTGTGCGTGGTGCGCACCCTGCAGGCGTTCAAGAAGGGCAACGGAACCGCCGTCGACGACCTCATCGCCGCCCGCGATCACCTGGCGGCCGATCCGGCGTGCAGCGGGAAGGTCGGCATCATCGGGTTCTGCATGGGCGGCGGGTTCTGCCTCGTGCTGGCACCGACCGGACACTTCGACGCCGCGGCCCCCAACTACGGGGAATGGCCCTCGGACATCTCCGCGATCCCGAACTCGTGCCCGACCGTGGCCAGCTACGGCGCCAAGGACTGGATGCTCAAGGGCGCGGCGGACAAGCTGGAGGACCTGCTCTCGACCAACGATGTGCCACGTGACATCAAGGAGTATCCGAACGTCGGACATTCCTTCATGAACGACTGGGACATCCCCGCGCCGATGCAGGCCATCGCCGGCGTTGCCGGGATGGCCTACTCACGCCCCGAGGCCGAGGACGCCTGGCAGCGGATCTTCGCGTTCTTCGGTGAACATCTGAACTGA
- a CDS encoding sulfite exporter TauE/SafE family protein produces the protein MTVGLALALGAVIGVLLGLLGGGGSILAVPALVYVLGLGIEQAIPMSLIVVGTASAVGALPKIRAGQVQWRLAAIFAAAGIPATFVGTAIGRQLPQSALLIGFAGVMVVAGIRLLQDNGDTGTACKVGDSGINWRHCAPRSIPAGFLVGLLTGLFGVGGGFLIIPALVLMLGVEIPVAIGTSLLIIVVNSAAGLVSHVSAGGIDWAITGAFVGTAILGSLVAAHLGTRLDTRRLQHWFAYLVFAVAGYVLVDTIFIH, from the coding sequence ATGACCGTCGGACTCGCCTTGGCCCTCGGCGCAGTGATCGGCGTCCTGCTGGGTTTACTCGGCGGTGGCGGGTCCATTCTCGCGGTTCCCGCGCTGGTCTACGTGCTCGGGCTGGGAATCGAGCAGGCCATCCCGATGTCGCTCATCGTGGTTGGCACCGCGTCGGCGGTGGGCGCGCTGCCCAAGATCAGGGCCGGACAGGTGCAGTGGCGGCTGGCCGCGATCTTCGCGGCGGCCGGCATTCCCGCCACCTTCGTGGGGACGGCAATCGGTAGACAGCTACCTCAATCGGCTCTGCTCATCGGCTTTGCCGGGGTGATGGTGGTGGCGGGTATCCGGTTGCTGCAGGACAACGGCGACACCGGCACTGCATGCAAGGTCGGCGATTCAGGGATCAACTGGCGTCACTGCGCCCCGAGATCCATCCCCGCGGGATTCCTCGTCGGCTTGCTCACCGGGCTCTTCGGTGTCGGTGGGGGCTTCCTGATCATTCCGGCTCTGGTGCTGATGCTCGGAGTGGAGATCCCGGTCGCCATCGGTACGTCGCTCTTGATCATCGTCGTCAACTCGGCAGCGGGATTGGTCTCACATGTCAGCGCGGGCGGCATCGACTGGGCGATCACCGGCGCGTTCGTCGGTACCGCCATCCTCGGTTCGCTGGTCGCCGCGCACCTCGGTACCAGACTTGACACCCGACGGCTACAGCACTGGTTTGCCTACCTGGTCTTCGCAGTGGCCGGTTACGTGCTCGTCGACACCATCTTCATCCACTAG
- the trxA gene encoding thioredoxin, translating to MTIKKLTATDFKATIAENPVVLIDFWASWCGPCRAFAPVFDRSSESHPDVVHAKVDTEAEQELAAALEIRAIPTIMAFRDGILVYRQPGAMPAAALEDLIARVKDLDMTEVRAKIAASPVPKSQPA from the coding sequence ATGACAATCAAGAAGCTGACCGCTACCGACTTCAAGGCCACGATCGCCGAGAATCCCGTTGTGCTCATCGACTTCTGGGCGTCGTGGTGCGGCCCGTGCCGCGCCTTCGCTCCGGTCTTCGACCGCTCGTCGGAGTCGCACCCCGATGTGGTGCACGCCAAGGTCGACACCGAAGCCGAGCAAGAACTCGCTGCGGCACTGGAGATACGGGCGATCCCGACGATCATGGCCTTCCGCGACGGGATTCTGGTCTACCGCCAGCCCGGTGCGATGCCCGCCGCGGCCCTGGAAGATCTCATCGCCAGGGTCAAGGACCTCGACATGACCGAGGTGCGCGCCAAGATCGCCGCAAGCCCCGTACCGAAATCGCAACCGGCATAG
- a CDS encoding NAD(P)/FAD-dependent oxidoreductase, producing MTITAKHQILIVGGGTAGITVAARMLRKGYTDVAIIEPSSKHYYQPLWTLVGGGQVKAPTTERDESSVMPTGATWIKNAASAFDPDNNTVTCVDGSTYTYDVLVVCPGIQLDWNRTEGLEDALGRDGVSSNYRFDLAPRTWDFIRNMRSGTAVFTVPSGAIKCAGAPQKIAYLAADYWRKQGVLKDIDIHLVMPGARPFGIPAIADSLDKVIADYGITLHTNSEVTSVDAASRKVGITSVAAGGTDAMLPYDVLHAVPRQSAPDWIKSSPLSTGDAAGYVDIDKHTMQHVRYPNVFSLGDAGSSPNSKTGAAIRKQAPVVVANIDAFLKHQPLPASYNGYSSCPIITSSHAMLLAEFDYDLKLEPSFPLLNPTTPHRAYWYLKKYGLPFMYWNLMLKGLA from the coding sequence ATGACCATCACGGCCAAACATCAAATCCTGATCGTCGGCGGCGGAACCGCCGGCATCACAGTCGCCGCGCGGATGCTCCGCAAGGGCTACACCGACGTCGCCATCATCGAGCCGTCGAGCAAGCACTACTACCAACCGCTGTGGACGCTGGTCGGCGGCGGTCAGGTGAAGGCGCCGACCACTGAGCGCGACGAGTCGTCGGTCATGCCCACGGGTGCGACCTGGATCAAGAACGCCGCCAGTGCCTTTGATCCCGACAACAACACGGTCACCTGCGTGGACGGCTCGACCTACACCTACGACGTGCTCGTTGTCTGTCCGGGCATCCAGCTGGATTGGAACCGCACCGAGGGCCTGGAGGATGCCCTGGGCCGTGACGGGGTGTCGTCGAACTACCGGTTCGACCTCGCGCCGCGCACCTGGGACTTCATCCGCAACATGCGTTCGGGCACCGCAGTTTTCACCGTCCCCTCCGGCGCGATCAAGTGTGCCGGTGCTCCGCAGAAGATCGCCTACCTGGCGGCCGACTACTGGCGGAAACAGGGGGTGCTCAAAGACATTGACATCCACCTGGTGATGCCGGGGGCACGGCCGTTCGGGATTCCGGCGATTGCGGACAGCCTCGACAAGGTCATTGCCGACTACGGCATCACCTTGCACACCAACTCCGAGGTGACGTCCGTTGATGCGGCATCGCGCAAGGTCGGCATCACCAGCGTCGCCGCCGGCGGCACCGATGCCATGCTGCCCTACGACGTTCTGCATGCCGTGCCGCGGCAGTCGGCGCCGGACTGGATCAAGTCCAGCCCGCTGTCGACGGGTGACGCGGCCGGTTATGTCGACATCGACAAGCACACCATGCAGCACGTGCGGTACCCGAACGTGTTCAGCCTGGGTGACGCGGGTTCGTCGCCGAACTCCAAGACCGGCGCCGCGATCCGCAAGCAGGCCCCGGTGGTTGTCGCCAACATCGACGCGTTCTTGAAACACCAGCCACTACCCGCGTCGTACAACGGTTACTCGTCGTGCCCGATCATCACCTCGTCGCACGCGATGCTGCTTGCCGAGTTCGATTACGACCTGAAGCTGGAACCGTCGTTCCCCCTGCTGAATCCGACGACGCCACACCGGGCCTATTGGTATCTGAAGAAATACGGGCTCCCGTTCATGTACTGGAATCTGATGCTCAAGGGCCTGGCCTAA
- a CDS encoding MBL fold metallo-hydrolase, whose protein sequence is MILQQYYLDCLSHASYLIGDESTGRAVVVDPQRDVAEYVADAEEQGLTIELVIETHFHADFLSGHLELAKATGAKIVYSSVAQTEFESMGVADGERYSLGDVTLEFRHTPGHTPESLSIVIYEHADDTVPYGVMTGDTLFIGDVGRPDLLASIGFTREELAEKLYDSLHDKLMTLPDATRVYPAHGAGSACGKNLSTDLWSTMGDQKATNYALRAPDKATFMNLVTEGQPPAPAYFVYNAILNRRDRELLDETKMPKAMTYDEVRAAVDNGAVLVDGRTPEEFALGHLRRAVNIGLEGRYAEFAGSVLPSDVDIVLVTDPGQELEGKNRLARIGFDRVIGYLDKPFEAMFENRGDVAVASRLTAQAFDQRASELPDLQIVDVRNPGEVEAGAIPHAVAIPVGQLPARLGELDPAKPTVVYCAGGYRSSVAASLLRQNGFADVSDILGGYGAWDEAHQNA, encoded by the coding sequence ATGATCCTGCAGCAGTACTACCTGGACTGCCTGTCCCACGCTTCGTACCTGATCGGCGACGAAAGCACCGGCCGCGCAGTTGTTGTGGATCCGCAACGTGATGTGGCCGAGTATGTGGCCGACGCGGAGGAGCAGGGACTGACCATCGAATTGGTCATCGAGACGCACTTCCACGCCGACTTCCTGTCCGGTCACCTGGAACTTGCCAAGGCCACCGGCGCGAAAATCGTCTACTCCTCAGTCGCCCAAACAGAATTCGAGTCGATGGGTGTCGCTGACGGTGAACGCTATTCGCTGGGTGATGTGACACTGGAATTCCGCCACACCCCCGGGCATACACCCGAGTCATTGAGCATCGTGATCTACGAGCATGCCGATGACACCGTTCCGTACGGCGTGATGACCGGCGACACCCTGTTCATCGGTGATGTGGGCCGACCTGACCTGCTGGCCTCCATCGGCTTCACCCGTGAGGAACTCGCCGAGAAGCTCTACGACTCCTTGCACGACAAGCTGATGACGCTGCCCGACGCGACCCGGGTGTACCCGGCGCACGGCGCCGGATCGGCGTGCGGCAAGAACTTGTCGACCGACCTGTGGTCGACCATGGGCGATCAGAAGGCGACCAACTACGCATTGCGAGCACCCGACAAGGCGACGTTCATGAATCTCGTCACCGAGGGTCAGCCGCCGGCGCCCGCCTACTTCGTCTACAACGCGATCCTCAACCGCAGGGACCGCGAACTGCTCGACGAGACCAAGATGCCGAAGGCGATGACCTACGACGAGGTCCGCGCCGCCGTCGACAACGGCGCGGTGCTGGTTGACGGGCGCACTCCCGAGGAGTTCGCTCTCGGCCATCTGCGCCGCGCTGTCAACATCGGTCTGGAAGGCCGGTACGCCGAGTTCGCGGGCTCTGTGTTGCCCTCCGATGTCGATATCGTGCTGGTCACCGACCCGGGGCAGGAACTGGAAGGCAAGAACCGGCTCGCCCGCATCGGTTTCGACCGGGTGATCGGTTATCTCGACAAGCCGTTCGAGGCGATGTTCGAGAACCGTGGCGACGTTGCCGTCGCATCCCGATTGACCGCCCAGGCATTCGATCAGCGCGCATCTGAGCTGCCTGATCTGCAGATCGTCGACGTGCGTAACCCCGGCGAGGTCGAAGCCGGCGCGATTCCGCACGCCGTCGCGATCCCGGTCGGGCAGTTGCCCGCCCGGCTCGGCGAACTGGATCCCGCCAAGCCGACAGTCGTCTATTGCGCTGGCGGTTACCGGTCCTCTGTCGCTGCAAGTCTGTTGCGCCAGAACGGGTTTGCCGACGTCAGTGACATCCTGGGCGGCTACGGCGCCTGGGACGAAGCCCACCAAAACGCCTGA
- a CDS encoding rhodanese-like domain-containing protein, whose translation MGVFEIDPGGAMMLVDRSGAILLDVREDDEWTAGHAPGAVHVRLGDLDAHLFEAAAPIVAVCRSGNRSSVAATKLAAAGLTVYNLAGGMGAWQRAGRPVIREDGAAGTVI comes from the coding sequence ATGGGTGTATTCGAAATCGACCCGGGCGGCGCAATGATGCTCGTCGACAGGTCCGGCGCCATCCTGCTCGACGTTCGCGAGGACGATGAGTGGACCGCCGGGCATGCTCCCGGCGCTGTTCACGTACGACTCGGCGATCTTGACGCGCACCTCTTCGAGGCCGCCGCCCCGATCGTTGCGGTCTGCCGCTCGGGAAACCGATCCAGCGTGGCGGCAACGAAACTTGCAGCGGCCGGGCTAACCGTCTACAACTTGGCCGGCGGGATGGGGGCCTGGCAGCGCGCCGGGCGCCCGGTGATTCGCGAGGACGGCGCCGCAGGCACCGTTATCTGA
- a CDS encoding DsbA family oxidoreductase, translated as MRTVEVFADILCPFTHVGLRTLIDRRTERGLTEPRLRIRSWPLELINGSPLDRHHVGAEISALRASVRPDLFAGFSVEAFPETSMTAYALSAAADRAGDPVLVEEVGLALRNALFEEGLDIGRPEVIGPIAARFGLEPLDAETTSAAVQADWDAGRARGVVGSPHFFTEDGADWFCPGLAISRDDVGNFIVAWKAGAEAFVDRVFTSA; from the coding sequence ATGCGCACCGTCGAGGTCTTCGCCGACATCCTGTGCCCGTTCACCCACGTCGGGCTCAGGACCCTGATCGACCGGCGCACCGAGCGCGGCCTCACTGAACCACGCCTGCGCATCCGATCCTGGCCACTGGAGCTGATCAACGGCAGTCCGCTTGATCGCCACCACGTGGGTGCCGAGATCTCGGCGCTTCGCGCGTCGGTGCGTCCCGACCTGTTCGCGGGCTTCTCCGTCGAGGCATTCCCGGAAACGTCGATGACGGCATATGCGCTGAGCGCTGCTGCCGACCGCGCCGGCGATCCCGTGCTGGTCGAAGAGGTCGGGTTGGCGTTGCGGAATGCGCTATTCGAAGAGGGCCTTGATATCGGGCGGCCCGAGGTCATCGGGCCCATCGCAGCCCGGTTCGGCCTCGAACCGCTTGACGCAGAGACCACGTCCGCTGCGGTCCAGGCCGATTGGGACGCGGGCCGCGCTCGCGGCGTGGTCGGATCGCCGCACTTCTTCACCGAGGACGGCGCGGACTGGTTTTGCCCTGGCCTGGCGATCAGTCGCGATGATGTTGGCAACTTCATCGTTGCCTGGAAGGCCGGCGCGGAGGCCTTCGTCGATCGTGTCTTCACTTCAGCCTGA
- a CDS encoding carboxymuconolactone decarboxylase family protein, translated as MTDHGHHSDVLAELNPQHRALRQMIPEVYDGFGALSRAAMGTGAVEAKVKELMAMVIGVVQGCDGCIASHARGAVRAGATRQEAAEVIGVSIMMHGGPATIYGARAYTAFCEFADAAQGSPS; from the coding sequence ATGACGGATCACGGTCACCATTCCGATGTGCTCGCCGAGTTGAACCCACAACATCGGGCGTTACGGCAGATGATTCCCGAGGTATATGACGGGTTCGGTGCGCTGAGCCGGGCCGCTATGGGTACCGGTGCGGTCGAGGCCAAGGTCAAGGAACTGATGGCGATGGTGATCGGAGTCGTCCAAGGGTGCGATGGCTGTATCGCATCGCATGCCCGGGGTGCCGTTCGCGCGGGTGCCACCAGGCAGGAGGCCGCTGAGGTCATCGGTGTCAGCATCATGATGCACGGTGGTCCGGCAACGATTTACGGCGCACGTGCCTACACAGCGTTCTGCGAGTTCGCCGACGCCGCGCAAGGTAGCCCGTCATGA
- a CDS encoding glutamine synthetase III gives MSGNAARLQAIVNVEAYEPPPFSFDPGEAPGEIFGANVFTLAEMRLRLPKSVYKSVVATIEKGAKLDPAVADAVASVMKDWALSKGATHYAHVFYPMTGLTAEKHDSFLEPVSDGATLAEFAGKTLIQGEPDASSFPSGGLRSTFEARGYTGWDVTSPAYILENPNGNTLCIPTVFVSMTGEALDFKTPLLRSQQAMGAQAERILKLFGHKDFDHIVSFCGPEQEYFLVDRHFFLARPDLINAGRTLFGAKPPKGQEFDDHYFGAIPDRVLAFMMDTERELFKLGIPAKTRHNEVAPGQFEIAPMFERANIAADHQQLLMTTFRNIAKKHGMECLFHEKPFAGVNGSGKHVNFSMGNAQFGSLLVPGDTPHENAQFLVFCAAVIRAVHKFGGLLRVSVASATNDHRLGANEAPPAIISIFLGAQLADVFEQIAKGAATSSKGKGVMHIGVDTLPELPTDPGDRNRTSPFAFTGNRFEFRAPGSGQTINVPMIILNTIMADSLDYMATVLETAVAAGESFDEAVQKLLTEIITEHGAVVFNGDGYSENWQIEAAERGLPNLKTTLDAIPQLVTPEAIEVFEKYGVFNARELHSREEVRYETYALTVNVEAKLTLEMGSTVILPAAVRYQTELAQNVAALKAAGVEADTALLETVSTPIAELTAALAALKDALGAHGGDTAKEEAEHAASLLPLMDAVRAAADTLEGVVADDLWPLPTYQEMLYIL, from the coding sequence TTGAGCGGAAACGCGGCCCGCCTTCAGGCGATCGTCAATGTCGAGGCGTACGAGCCTCCCCCCTTCAGCTTCGATCCGGGCGAAGCGCCAGGCGAGATCTTCGGCGCCAATGTCTTCACCCTGGCCGAAATGCGGCTGCGGTTGCCGAAGTCGGTGTACAAGTCGGTCGTCGCGACCATCGAGAAGGGCGCGAAGCTCGATCCGGCGGTCGCCGACGCCGTCGCCTCGGTGATGAAGGACTGGGCATTGTCGAAGGGCGCGACCCACTACGCGCACGTCTTCTATCCGATGACCGGTCTTACCGCCGAAAAGCACGACAGCTTCCTGGAGCCTGTGAGCGACGGCGCGACGCTCGCCGAATTCGCGGGTAAGACCCTGATTCAGGGCGAGCCGGACGCGTCGAGCTTCCCGTCGGGCGGTCTGCGCAGCACGTTCGAGGCGCGCGGCTATACCGGCTGGGACGTCACCAGCCCGGCCTACATTCTGGAGAATCCGAACGGCAACACCCTGTGCATCCCGACGGTATTCGTGTCGATGACCGGTGAGGCACTCGACTTCAAGACGCCGCTGCTGCGTAGCCAGCAGGCGATGGGTGCGCAGGCTGAGCGAATCCTGAAGTTGTTCGGCCACAAGGATTTCGACCACATCGTGTCGTTCTGCGGGCCTGAGCAGGAGTACTTCCTGGTCGACCGGCACTTCTTCCTGGCTCGTCCCGACTTGATCAACGCCGGCCGCACGCTGTTCGGTGCGAAACCGCCCAAGGGCCAGGAATTCGACGACCACTACTTCGGCGCCATTCCCGACCGGGTACTGGCCTTCATGATGGACACCGAGCGGGAGCTGTTCAAGCTCGGCATCCCGGCCAAGACCCGCCACAACGAGGTCGCGCCGGGCCAGTTCGAGATCGCGCCGATGTTCGAGCGGGCCAACATCGCCGCCGACCACCAGCAGCTGCTGATGACGACGTTCCGTAACATCGCCAAGAAGCACGGCATGGAGTGTCTGTTCCACGAGAAGCCGTTCGCCGGTGTCAACGGTTCCGGTAAGCACGTCAACTTCTCGATGGGCAACGCACAATTCGGCAGCCTGTTGGTGCCTGGTGATACCCCGCACGAGAACGCCCAGTTCCTGGTGTTCTGTGCCGCGGTGATCCGTGCCGTTCACAAGTTCGGCGGGCTGCTGCGGGTTTCGGTGGCCTCGGCCACCAACGATCACCGCCTTGGCGCCAACGAGGCTCCGCCGGCCATCATCTCGATCTTCCTCGGCGCTCAGCTGGCCGACGTGTTCGAGCAGATCGCCAAGGGAGCGGCCACCTCGTCAAAGGGCAAGGGCGTCATGCACATCGGTGTCGACACGCTGCCCGAGCTGCCGACCGATCCGGGCGACCGCAACCGCACCAGCCCATTTGCGTTCACCGGCAACCGATTCGAGTTCCGGGCGCCGGGCTCGGGGCAGACGATCAACGTCCCGATGATCATCCTCAACACGATCATGGCTGATTCGCTCGACTACATGGCCACCGTGCTGGAGACAGCGGTCGCAGCCGGCGAGAGCTTCGATGAGGCAGTGCAGAAGCTGCTCACCGAGATCATCACCGAGCACGGCGCGGTCGTGTTCAACGGTGACGGATACTCGGAGAACTGGCAGATCGAGGCCGCCGAGCGCGGCCTGCCGAACCTCAAGACGACGCTCGACGCCATTCCGCAGCTGGTGACACCGGAGGCGATCGAGGTCTTCGAGAAGTACGGGGTGTTCAACGCTCGGGAGCTGCACAGCCGCGAAGAGGTGCGGTACGAGACCTATGCCCTGACGGTCAATGTCGAAGCCAAGTTGACACTCGAAATGGGATCGACCGTGATCCTGCCTGCAGCCGTCCGCTACCAGACCGAGCTGGCGCAGAATGTCGCGGCGCTGAAGGCGGCCGGGGTGGAGGCGGACACCGCATTGCTGGAGACCGTGTCCACGCCGATTGCGGAGCTGACCGCTGCGTTGGCCGCACTCAAGGACGCCCTTGGTGCGCACGGCGGCGACACCGCCAAGGAAGAAGCCGAGCACGCGGCGAGCTTGTTGCCGTTGATGGATGCGGTGCGTGCGGCTGCGGACACCTTGGAAGGCGTTGTCGCCGACGACCTCTGGCCGCTGCCGACCTACCAGGAGATGCTCTACATCCTCTGA